TCGTGTCTTTCAGACCAGCGAGCGCAACGATGTCGCCTGCATAGGCCACCTGGATATCTTCGCGGTCATTAGCATGCATCAACAGCATACGGCCGACCTTTTCTTTCTTGTCCTTAACCGAGTTCAACACGATCGACGACGTATCCAGCTTTCCCGAATAGATACGGGCAAAGGTCAGCGTACCGACGAAAGGATCGTTCATCACCTTGAACGCGAGCGCCGAGAACGGTGCTTCGTCGTTGGTTTCGCGCGATTCGACAGTCTCACCGTCGAGCTTCGTGCCTTCGACAGCAGGAACGTCGAGCGGCGACGGCAGATAGTCGACAACAGCGTCAAGCAAAGGCTGAACGCCCTTGTTCTTGAACGCCGAACCGCAAAGCACGGGAACGAATGCGAAAGCCAGCGTACCCTTGCGGATCAGCGCCTTCAGCGTCGCAGTGTCAGGCTCGGTGCCGTTGAGATAGGCCTCCATGACATCGTCGTCTTGCTCGACGGCCATTTCGATCAGCTCTGAACGAGCTGTCGCGGCTGCGTCGGCGAGATCGGCCGGAATGTCCTGATATTCGAACTTCGCGCCCAGCGACTCTTCGAGCCAGATGATCGCACGGTTCTCGACCAGATCGACGAGGCCCTTAAAGCCCCCCTCGATACCGATGGGGAGATACAGGACTGCCGGACGCGCGCCCAGGCGATCCTTGATCATGTCCACGCAACGCTGGAAGTTCGCGCCGGTACGGTCGAGCTTGTTGACGAAGCACATCCGCGGAACTTTATATTTGTCAGCCTGACGCCAGACAGTCTCGGACTGCGGCTCAACGCCGGCAACACCGTCGAAACAGGCTACCGCGCCATCGAGAACGCGCAACGAACGCTCGACTTCGATCGTGAAGTCAACGTGCCCGGGGGTGTCGATGATGTTGATGCGGTGGTCGTTCCAGAAGCACGTTGTAGCGGCGCTGGTGATCGTGATCCCGCGCTCTTGCTCCTGCTCCATCCAGTCCATCGTCGCGGTGCCTTCATGCACTTCGCCGATCTTGTAGGACTTTCCGGTGTAGTACAGAATCCGCTCTGTGGTCGTCGTTTTCCCGGCGTCGATGTGCGCCATGATGCCGATATTGCGATACATGCTGAGCGGATGGCTGCGGGCCATGACGGTAACTCCGAAAAAGTTTGGAGGCGAACCGCGACGGCCCGCCTCCGGATTATATAGTGACTACCAACGATGTTCTCAACATAATCGCTGCTACCAGCGTCATATCAAAAAACCCGTTGTTACCAACGGT
This genomic stretch from Sphingomonas paeninsulae harbors:
- the fusA gene encoding elongation factor G: MARSHPLSMYRNIGIMAHIDAGKTTTTERILYYTGKSYKIGEVHEGTATMDWMEQEQERGITITSAATTCFWNDHRINIIDTPGHVDFTIEVERSLRVLDGAVACFDGVAGVEPQSETVWRQADKYKVPRMCFVNKLDRTGANFQRCVDMIKDRLGARPAVLYLPIGIEGGFKGLVDLVENRAIIWLEESLGAKFEYQDIPADLADAAATARSELIEMAVEQDDDVMEAYLNGTEPDTATLKALIRKGTLAFAFVPVLCGSAFKNKGVQPLLDAVVDYLPSPLDVPAVEGTKLDGETVESRETNDEAPFSALAFKVMNDPFVGTLTFARIYSGKLDTSSIVLNSVKDKKEKVGRMLLMHANDREDIQVAYAGDIVALAGLKDTTTGETLCALNAPIILERMEFPDPVIEVAVEPKTKADQEKMGIALNRLAREDPSLRVSTDHESGQTIIKGMGELHLEITVDRMRREFKVEANVGAPQVAYREYLGKTVDIDYTHKKQSGGSGQFGRVKLTLVPGERGTGVLFFDEVKGGNIPKEYIPSVEKGMREIANTGSLIGFPIIDFEIHLTDGAYHDVDSSALAFEITGRAAMREGAQKAGIKLLEPIMKVEVVTPEDYLGDVIGDMNSRRGQIQGTDTRGNAQTVEAMVPLANMFGYVNQLRSFTQGRAQYSMEFSHYEEVPANVAEEVKAKLA